The following proteins are co-located in the Deltaproteobacteria bacterium genome:
- a CDS encoding DUF3516 domain-containing protein, with protein MPAPLEKLLPKPGDPPLSSDEILSRFVGYVADQGLELYPAQEEAILELLAGKHLFLATPTGSGKSLVAMAAIFQARCEGKTAYYTCPIKALVNEKFFALCEAFGAENVGMATGDASINKDAAIVCFTAEILANAALRDPYREIDCVVMDEFHYYADKDRGVAWQIPLLLLEKTRFLLMSATLGDTSHIQAKLQEVSKREVAKIASAQRPVPLDYEYAETPLHETIQKLLETERAPVYLVNFTQRAAAEQAQALTSVNFSSKETKAAIAAELEGVRFDTPFGKDMQRLLRHGVGLHHAGLLPKYRLLVEKLAQMGHLKVVSGTDTLGVGVNIPIRTVLFTQLCKYDGEKTGILTARDFHQIAGRAGRKGFDDRGTVVAQAPEHVIENARIAEKGKKNAVKKQPPTKGYVHWDKNTFEKLIGKAPEPLESRFQVTHGMLLNLLQAYPTPSAWRSEQPEARGPKPPRGGGYGRLVQLISRSHDNAYLQRKHRRHAKRAFSSLRSAGIVNVVFGEQKLGRFVEVSDALQRDFSLNHSLSLFLLDILARIPRESETYPLDVISMVEAILENPMAVLYKQVDELKTRKMTEMKAQGMEYEERIAELEKITWPKPHADFIYANFNAFEQLHPWLSDDDIRPKSVARELLERFCTFNDYVREYGLQRSEGVLLRYLSDVYKTVVQNVPETYKSDELLDHVAALRTLLRSTDSSLLDEWESLRNPGAAKEPGAVVPTGPLPLDHDAKAFNARVRAELHRLVRAFAAKNAEDALAAIFDPDEQWDAARLAEAWNPFFAEHDKFDLTPQARRPQHTFITKSGPGKYDVRQRVFAFEPPKPQVQIEGVEPEPEEPGGEWFLEGVVDLSVERPPDAPLVGLRRFGR; from the coding sequence ATGCCCGCGCCCCTCGAGAAGCTGCTCCCCAAGCCTGGCGATCCACCGCTGTCGAGCGACGAGATCCTCTCGCGCTTCGTGGGCTACGTGGCCGACCAGGGCCTCGAGCTCTACCCCGCGCAGGAAGAAGCAATCCTGGAGCTGCTCGCGGGCAAGCACCTCTTCCTCGCCACGCCGACGGGATCGGGCAAGTCGCTGGTCGCGATGGCGGCCATCTTTCAGGCGCGCTGCGAGGGCAAGACCGCGTACTACACGTGCCCCATCAAGGCGCTCGTGAACGAGAAGTTCTTCGCGCTCTGCGAGGCGTTCGGCGCCGAGAACGTGGGCATGGCCACGGGCGACGCGAGCATCAACAAGGACGCGGCCATCGTGTGCTTCACGGCCGAGATTCTCGCCAACGCCGCCCTGCGCGATCCGTACCGCGAGATCGACTGCGTGGTGATGGACGAGTTCCACTACTACGCCGACAAGGATCGCGGCGTGGCCTGGCAGATCCCGCTGCTGCTGCTCGAGAAGACGCGCTTCCTGCTCATGAGCGCCACGCTCGGAGATACTTCACACATCCAAGCAAAGTTGCAGGAGGTGTCGAAGCGCGAGGTGGCGAAGATTGCCAGCGCGCAGCGCCCGGTCCCGCTCGACTACGAGTACGCCGAGACGCCGCTGCACGAGACCATCCAGAAGCTGCTCGAGACGGAGCGCGCGCCGGTCTACCTCGTGAACTTCACGCAGCGTGCGGCCGCCGAGCAGGCCCAGGCGCTCACCAGCGTGAACTTCAGCAGCAAGGAGACGAAGGCCGCCATCGCCGCGGAGCTCGAAGGCGTCCGCTTCGACACGCCGTTCGGAAAGGACATGCAGCGCCTGCTGCGCCATGGCGTCGGGCTGCACCATGCGGGCCTACTTCCGAAGTATCGACTGCTCGTCGAGAAGCTCGCGCAGATGGGACATCTGAAAGTGGTGAGCGGCACGGACACGCTCGGCGTGGGCGTGAACATCCCCATTCGCACCGTGCTCTTCACGCAGCTCTGCAAGTACGACGGCGAGAAGACCGGCATCCTCACCGCGCGCGACTTCCATCAGATCGCCGGACGCGCGGGACGCAAGGGCTTCGACGATCGCGGCACCGTCGTCGCGCAGGCGCCCGAGCACGTCATCGAGAACGCGCGCATCGCTGAGAAGGGGAAGAAGAACGCCGTCAAGAAGCAGCCGCCCACCAAGGGCTACGTGCACTGGGACAAGAACACGTTCGAGAAGCTCATCGGCAAGGCGCCGGAGCCGCTCGAGTCGCGCTTTCAGGTCACGCACGGGATGCTGCTGAATCTCCTCCAGGCGTATCCGACGCCGTCCGCGTGGCGCTCCGAGCAGCCCGAGGCGCGCGGACCGAAGCCGCCGCGCGGTGGTGGCTATGGCCGACTCGTGCAGCTCATCTCGCGCTCGCACGACAACGCCTACCTGCAGCGCAAGCACCGGCGACATGCGAAGCGCGCCTTCTCGAGCTTGCGCAGCGCGGGGATCGTGAACGTCGTGTTCGGCGAGCAGAAGCTCGGGCGCTTCGTGGAAGTGAGCGATGCGCTCCAGCGAGATTTCTCACTCAACCATTCCCTTTCACTCTTCCTGCTCGACATCCTCGCGCGCATTCCGCGCGAGTCGGAGACCTACCCGCTCGACGTGATCAGCATGGTGGAGGCCATCCTCGAGAACCCGATGGCCGTGCTCTACAAGCAGGTCGACGAGCTCAAGACGCGCAAGATGACGGAGATGAAGGCGCAGGGCATGGAGTACGAGGAGCGCATCGCCGAGCTCGAGAAGATCACCTGGCCCAAGCCGCACGCGGATTTCATCTACGCGAACTTCAACGCCTTCGAGCAGCTGCACCCGTGGCTGAGCGACGACGACATCCGGCCGAAGAGCGTCGCGCGCGAGCTGCTCGAGAGGTTCTGCACCTTCAACGACTACGTGCGCGAGTATGGCCTGCAGCGCAGCGAGGGCGTGCTGCTGCGGTACTTGAGCGATGTGTACAAGACCGTGGTTCAGAACGTGCCCGAGACCTACAAGTCCGACGAGTTGCTCGATCACGTCGCCGCGCTGCGCACGCTCTTGCGCTCCACGGACTCGAGCCTGCTCGACGAGTGGGAGAGCCTCCGCAATCCTGGCGCGGCGAAGGAGCCGGGTGCTGTCGTTCCAACGGGCCCGCTGCCGCTCGATCACGATGCCAAGGCGTTCAACGCGCGCGTGCGCGCGGAGTTGCACCGGCTGGTGCGCGCGTTCGCAGCGAAGAACGCCGAGGACGCGCTCGCTGCCATCTTCGATCCCGACGAGCAGTGGGACGCCGCGAGGCTCGCCGAAGCGTGGAATCCCTTCTTCGCCGAGCACGACAAGTTCGATCTCACGCCGCAAGCGCGCCGGCCGCAGCACACCTTCATCACCAAATCCGGCCCGGGGAAGTACGACGTCCGGCAGCGCGTGTTCGCGTTCGAGCCGCCCAAGCCCCAGGTCCAGATCGAGGGCGTCGAGCCGGAGCCCGAGGAGCCGGGCGGCGAGTGGTTCCTCGAGGGCGTGGTGGATCTGTCCGTCGAGCGCCCCCCGGACGCGCCCCTCGTGGGCCTTCGCCGCTTCGGCCGCTGA
- a CDS encoding alpha/beta hydrolase, producing MLRLALIALSELVFTLGRRLTRGPMRPTWTFKLEWLAMALHRDTLASRDETIRLHRARSDAMAGEPKLLGLQRVDETIAGVPCVRLEHADGAPNRPLFVYLHGGGMQNGSFRTHGGLVAALAKKSGLDALVPLYRLAPEHPYPAGHDDVTAVVRELSKSTPLVLAGDSAGGLLMLGLCMRLRAEGLAMPLRGVAICPWVDLAREAPSRVENTRFDWCLREDWLAWAETYAPNVNRETPELSPVRADLTGLPPLLVQYGTAECIADEAHALCEQLRRANVNVTEQPWPDMIHDWHILAGQGIPQARDAIDTAARFLAGQP from the coding sequence ATGTTGCGGCTCGCCCTCATCGCTCTGAGCGAGCTCGTCTTCACGCTCGGCCGACGGCTCACGCGCGGCCCCATGCGGCCAACGTGGACGTTCAAGCTCGAGTGGCTGGCGATGGCGCTTCATCGCGACACGCTGGCTTCGAGAGATGAAACCATTCGGTTACATCGCGCGCGCTCGGATGCGATGGCGGGCGAGCCCAAGCTGCTCGGGTTGCAGCGCGTGGACGAGACGATCGCAGGCGTACCGTGCGTGCGGCTGGAGCACGCGGACGGCGCGCCGAATCGGCCGCTGTTCGTGTACCTGCACGGCGGCGGCATGCAGAACGGGTCGTTCCGGACGCACGGCGGGCTCGTCGCTGCGCTCGCGAAGAAGAGCGGCCTCGATGCGCTGGTTCCGCTCTATCGCCTCGCGCCCGAGCATCCGTATCCCGCGGGCCATGACGACGTGACTGCGGTGGTGCGCGAGCTGAGCAAGTCGACACCGCTCGTGCTCGCGGGCGACTCCGCGGGCGGGCTCTTGATGCTTGGGCTCTGCATGCGGCTTCGGGCGGAGGGCCTCGCGATGCCGCTGCGAGGCGTGGCCATCTGCCCGTGGGTCGATCTCGCGCGCGAAGCGCCGAGCCGGGTCGAGAACACGCGCTTCGATTGGTGCCTCCGCGAGGACTGGCTGGCCTGGGCCGAGACCTACGCGCCGAACGTGAATCGCGAGACGCCCGAGCTCTCGCCCGTGCGCGCGGACCTCACGGGCTTGCCGCCGCTGCTCGTGCAGTACGGTACCGCGGAGTGCATCGCCGACGAAGCGCACGCGCTTTGTGAGCAGCTGCGACGTGCGAACGTGAACGTCACCGAGCAGCCCTGGCCCGACATGATCCACGACTGGCACATCCTGGCGGGGCAGGGCATCCCGCAAGCAAGAGACGCCATCGATACCGCTGCGCGCTTCCTCGCGGGCCAACCCTGA
- a CDS encoding adenylate/guanylate cyclase domain-containing protein: MSDAHDSDRSGFSRVASEIRLGNARRYLLLRGIAAATTLAACGIYGVHGTRADLRAAFPYAVAYLIASLALLFVAMANPIVLRKSWLGGPVLDLPFIFQIMLAAIPLAPSPAGMATLGCALLMLLVGISVLTMRTGSVVATVLFCAGASAMLLLFGEVEWGGVAAVMGAYAVLGFVCLSIVTFTRELVAGVARQKVLEQARRMLRETFGRYVSEEVAQAVLDNPDGTKLGGESRDVTILFSDLRGYSTICESLQPDRVVGLLNEYFGAMSEIINAEGGCVIEFLGDAILAVFGAPNSLPDHAARAVRVAARMRVRTEELNKHWDATGESAQWKSHGIPQLASRIGLHSGRVVAGNLGSHTRVKYAVVGDAVNTASRVENLNNALGTDVLLTAAVMAGLPQELASGCEDRGEHKLKGKEEVVRVFGLAAPAVRASA; the protein is encoded by the coding sequence GTGAGCGACGCGCACGACTCAGACCGAAGCGGGTTCTCGCGGGTGGCCTCGGAGATCCGCCTTGGCAATGCGCGACGATACCTGCTGCTCCGCGGGATCGCCGCGGCGACCACACTGGCCGCCTGCGGCATCTACGGTGTGCATGGCACGCGCGCCGATCTCCGGGCCGCCTTCCCCTACGCCGTGGCCTACCTGATTGCCTCGCTGGCGCTGCTCTTCGTGGCGATGGCGAACCCGATCGTGCTGCGCAAGTCGTGGCTCGGCGGGCCGGTGCTCGACCTGCCCTTCATCTTCCAGATCATGCTCGCCGCCATTCCGCTGGCTCCCTCGCCGGCGGGGATGGCCACGCTCGGCTGCGCGCTGCTGATGCTGCTGGTGGGCATCTCGGTGCTCACCATGCGCACGGGAAGCGTGGTGGCCACCGTGCTCTTCTGTGCGGGCGCCTCCGCCATGCTGCTCCTGTTCGGCGAGGTGGAATGGGGCGGCGTGGCGGCGGTGATGGGCGCGTACGCGGTGCTGGGCTTCGTGTGCCTGAGCATCGTGACGTTCACGCGGGAGCTGGTGGCCGGCGTGGCGCGCCAGAAGGTCCTCGAGCAGGCGCGACGCATGCTGCGTGAGACCTTCGGCCGCTACGTGAGCGAGGAGGTCGCGCAGGCGGTGCTCGACAACCCGGACGGCACCAAGCTCGGCGGCGAGTCCCGCGACGTAACAATCCTGTTTAGCGACCTCCGCGGCTACTCGACGATCTGCGAATCGCTGCAGCCCGACCGCGTGGTGGGACTGCTCAACGAGTACTTCGGCGCGATGAGCGAGATCATCAACGCCGAGGGCGGCTGCGTGATCGAGTTCCTCGGCGACGCCATCCTGGCCGTGTTCGGCGCGCCCAACTCGCTGCCCGACCACGCCGCGCGCGCGGTGCGCGTGGCCGCGCGCATGCGCGTGCGCACCGAGGAGCTCAACAAGCACTGGGACGCCACGGGCGAGTCGGCGCAGTGGAAGTCGCACGGGATCCCGCAGCTCGCCTCGCGGATCGGGCTGCACTCGGGTCGCGTGGTCGCGGGCAACCTCGGCTCGCACACGCGCGTGAAGTACGCGGTGGTGGGCGACGCCGTGAACACGGCCTCGCGCGTGGAGAACCTGAACAACGCGCTGGGGACCGACGTGCTGCTCACGGCGGCGGTCATGGCCGGGCTTCCGCAGGAGCTCGCGAGCGGCTGCGAAGATCGCGGCGAGCACAAGCTCAAGGGCAAGGAAGAAGTGGTGCGCGTGTTCGGGCTCGCTGCGCCGGCGGTGCGCGCGTCGGCCTGA
- a CDS encoding helix-turn-helix domain-containing protein: MKSPLEQNYYELLEVPRDATLAEVDRAYDRARAYYGAGSVAVYTLVQPDELKRVQDRIDEAYLILADEKARQEYDARIGPPGPDERPLHKDVRLAREKDEAKKEEARKEKEAERLEAEKAAEKAAEQPPPAPPATEAKPPEPEVKREPTPAPMPAVAKEPTPAPMPAVARDTTPTPMAAVAKEPEPKPSEPPPASVANTARPPSQANKMASEGPLPPPSMDYPEPTPRAAAFAATVKKERPPEVSPKPAPKPEVPDDAVFTGDLLKRLREAAGITLHELADRTKIGRPHLDNIENDRFGALPAQVYLRGFLMSYARELRLDPLRVSKSYLEQVAAQKGKAGAKPRS; this comes from the coding sequence ATGAAGAGCCCCCTCGAACAGAATTACTACGAGCTGCTCGAGGTGCCGCGCGACGCGACGCTCGCCGAGGTCGATCGCGCCTACGATCGCGCGCGGGCGTACTACGGCGCGGGCAGCGTGGCCGTGTACACGCTGGTGCAGCCCGACGAGCTCAAGCGCGTCCAAGACCGCATCGACGAGGCGTATCTGATCCTCGCGGACGAGAAGGCGCGCCAGGAGTACGACGCGCGCATCGGTCCGCCGGGTCCCGACGAGCGCCCGCTGCACAAGGACGTGCGGCTCGCCCGCGAGAAGGACGAGGCCAAGAAGGAAGAAGCGCGCAAGGAGAAAGAGGCCGAGCGCCTGGAGGCCGAGAAGGCCGCCGAGAAAGCAGCCGAGCAGCCGCCTCCCGCGCCGCCGGCCACCGAGGCCAAGCCGCCCGAGCCCGAGGTGAAGCGCGAGCCGACCCCCGCGCCGATGCCTGCCGTCGCCAAGGAGCCCACGCCCGCGCCGATGCCGGCCGTGGCCAGGGACACGACTCCAACGCCGATGGCTGCCGTCGCGAAGGAGCCCGAGCCGAAGCCGTCGGAGCCGCCGCCTGCGTCCGTTGCGAACACTGCCCGGCCTCCCTCGCAGGCGAACAAGATGGCGAGCGAGGGCCCGCTCCCGCCGCCGTCGATGGACTACCCGGAGCCCACGCCGCGCGCGGCCGCGTTCGCTGCGACCGTGAAGAAGGAGCGGCCGCCGGAGGTCTCGCCGAAGCCGGCGCCGAAGCCCGAGGTGCCCGACGACGCGGTCTTCACCGGCGACCTCCTGAAGCGCCTGCGCGAGGCCGCCGGGATCACCCTGCACGAGCTCGCGGACCGCACCAAGATTGGCCGTCCGCACCTGGACAACATCGAGAACGATCGCTTCGGCGCGCTGCCGGCGCAGGTGTATCTGCGTGGCTTCCTGATGTCGTATGCGCGGGAGCTCCGGCTGGATCCGCTGCGAGTCTCCAAGAGCTACCTGGAGCAGGTGGCGGCCCAGAAGGGCAAGGCGGGGGCCAAGCCGCGAAGTTGA
- a CDS encoding RluA family pseudouridine synthase, with the protein MAQGPLELTVDEGAAGSRLDQFLVVHAKELTRSRLKQLIDDAQVLVNGAPAKPARKLKAGDAVVLHVPAPRPTRAEAEDLPFTVLYEDADLLALSKPAGMVVHPASGNYTGTLVNALLHKVKDLQGIGGELRPGLVHRLDRETSGCMVVAKNEPTLNALQASFKKRDVEKRYIAICHGAPPPSGTWDTAYGRHLRDRKRFTSKLSAGKRAVTHWKVLERFDGASLLEVKLETGRTHQIRVHFSDHGFPLLHDGLYGGTRREAKLPPGRLRDAAEAIGRQALHAATLEFPHPKTGKRIRVESPLPEDFERALSLLRGR; encoded by the coding sequence GTGGCCCAAGGCCCGCTCGAGCTCACCGTCGATGAAGGCGCTGCGGGCTCGCGACTCGACCAATTTCTCGTTGTCCACGCCAAAGAGCTCACCCGCTCTCGGCTGAAGCAGCTCATCGACGACGCCCAGGTGCTCGTCAACGGCGCGCCCGCCAAGCCCGCTCGCAAGCTGAAGGCCGGTGACGCGGTGGTGCTCCACGTGCCCGCGCCGCGGCCCACGCGCGCCGAGGCCGAGGACCTGCCGTTCACCGTTCTGTACGAAGACGCGGACCTGCTCGCGCTCTCCAAGCCCGCCGGCATGGTCGTGCACCCCGCCTCCGGGAACTACACGGGCACGCTGGTGAACGCGCTCCTGCACAAGGTGAAAGACCTGCAAGGCATCGGCGGCGAGCTGCGGCCCGGGCTGGTGCATCGGCTCGATCGCGAGACCTCGGGCTGCATGGTGGTGGCCAAGAACGAGCCCACGCTCAACGCGCTCCAGGCCTCGTTCAAGAAGCGCGACGTCGAAAAACGATATATCGCGATATGTCACGGAGCGCCGCCGCCCTCGGGGACGTGGGACACCGCGTATGGACGTCACCTGCGCGACCGGAAGCGCTTCACCAGCAAGCTCTCCGCGGGCAAGCGCGCGGTGACGCACTGGAAGGTGCTGGAGCGCTTCGACGGCGCGTCGCTGCTGGAGGTGAAGCTCGAGACCGGCCGCACCCACCAGATCCGCGTTCACTTCTCCGACCACGGCTTTCCGTTGCTGCACGACGGCCTCTACGGCGGCACCAGGCGGGAGGCCAAGCTGCCGCCCGGTCGCCTGCGCGACGCAGCCGAGGCCATCGGGCGTCAGGCGCTGCACGCGGCGACCCTCGAGTTCCCCCATCCGAAGACGGGCAAGCGCATTCGCGTCGAGTCGCCGTTGCCGGAAGACTTCGAGCGCGCGTTGTCGCTGCTGCGCGGGCGCTGA
- a CDS encoding P-loop NTPase has protein sequence MSSPVPRPVAVPHAEPARRRRMIAVGGGKGGIGKTLVSSSLAIELARRGKEVVLLDADLGGANVHTCLGMDPPLVTLSDFVNKRVARIEDVALPTGIEGLRVVAGALDALDAANPKYQQKQKLLRQVQQLDVDYVVLDLGAGTHFNVLDFFLVADQGIAVLMPEPTSIENVYRFVKAAFFRRLGYLSDQLPIKQLVEQAMSQRGAPRTPYQLLTEVERLAPEAAPLIHQTIASYRPGLIVNQARSREDLEMGYSVTAAWKKFFGLEMDFLGALSYDDEVWRSVRRRRPVLVEKPSSRVAQDFASVVNELLFLEQQQRARSA, from the coding sequence ATGAGCTCGCCCGTCCCCAGACCCGTCGCTGTGCCGCACGCGGAGCCCGCGCGGCGCCGCCGCATGATCGCCGTCGGAGGCGGGAAGGGCGGCATCGGCAAGACGCTCGTGTCCTCGAGCCTGGCCATCGAGCTCGCGCGCCGCGGCAAGGAAGTCGTGCTGCTCGACGCCGATCTCGGCGGCGCCAACGTGCACACCTGCCTGGGCATGGACCCGCCGCTGGTCACGCTCTCGGACTTCGTGAACAAGCGCGTGGCGCGAATCGAAGACGTCGCGCTGCCGACGGGCATCGAGGGCCTGCGCGTGGTGGCCGGCGCGCTCGACGCGCTCGACGCCGCGAATCCCAAGTACCAGCAGAAGCAGAAGCTCTTGCGCCAGGTGCAGCAGCTCGACGTGGACTACGTGGTGCTCGATCTCGGCGCCGGCACGCACTTCAACGTGCTCGACTTCTTCCTCGTGGCCGACCAGGGCATCGCGGTGCTCATGCCCGAGCCGACCAGCATCGAGAATGTTTACCGTTTTGTTAAGGCCGCGTTCTTCCGGCGGCTGGGCTACCTGTCGGATCAGCTGCCCATCAAGCAGCTCGTGGAGCAGGCCATGAGCCAGCGCGGCGCGCCGCGGACGCCGTATCAGCTCCTCACCGAGGTGGAGCGCCTGGCCCCCGAGGCCGCGCCGCTCATCCACCAGACCATCGCCTCCTACCGCCCCGGGCTCATCGTGAACCAGGCGCGCAGCCGCGAAGACTTGGAGATGGGCTACTCGGTCACGGCCGCGTGGAAGAAGTTCTTCGGCCTGGAGATGGATTTCCTGGGCGCGCTCTCCTACGACGACGAGGTCTGGCGCTCGGTGCGTCGACGCCGGCCGGTGCTGGTCGAGAAGCCGTCGTCGCGGGTGGCGCAAGACTTTGCTTCGGTGGTCAACGAGCTCCTCTTCCTCGAACAGCAACAGCGCGCGCGCTCCGCATGA
- a CDS encoding uroporphyrinogen decarboxylase codes for MAPSTRADRFLRACRREPVDTTPIWIMRQAGRYLPEYRKVRGTTDFLTLCKTPALATEVTLQPIDILGVDAAILFSDIMVPLEPMGLKLTIDEGVGPRIHNPVRTADDIAKLAIPDPIAGTGFVMDAVRQIRKELAGKVPLIGFAGAPFTLAAYAVEGGGSRNYTHIKKLMFSEPKLAHALFDKLTETVIAYLRAQIEAGVQAVQLFDSWGGVLSPFDFETFSLPYLKRIVDGVKGRGAPVILFGTDLGLQLERLASTGADVVGVDWRMNLDEARARLPNTAVQGNLDPVVLFGPQSELEVRVRDILERAGTAPGHIFNLGHGILPETPVENAKALVELVHRLGKHTA; via the coding sequence ATGGCTCCATCGACCCGCGCTGACCGCTTCCTTCGCGCCTGCCGCCGCGAACCCGTGGACACCACGCCCATCTGGATCATGCGCCAGGCGGGCCGCTACCTGCCCGAGTACCGCAAGGTCCGCGGCACCACCGACTTCCTCACGCTCTGCAAGACGCCCGCGCTGGCCACGGAGGTGACGCTGCAGCCCATCGACATCCTCGGCGTCGACGCGGCCATCCTCTTCAGCGACATCATGGTGCCGCTCGAGCCGATGGGGCTGAAGCTCACCATCGACGAAGGCGTCGGTCCGCGCATCCACAACCCGGTGCGCACCGCGGACGACATCGCGAAGCTCGCGATTCCCGATCCCATCGCCGGCACCGGCTTCGTGATGGACGCCGTCCGTCAGATTCGCAAAGAGCTCGCGGGCAAGGTGCCGCTCATCGGCTTCGCGGGCGCGCCGTTCACGCTCGCGGCGTACGCGGTCGAGGGCGGCGGCAGCCGGAACTACACGCACATCAAGAAGCTCATGTTCAGCGAGCCCAAGCTCGCGCACGCGCTCTTCGACAAGCTCACCGAGACCGTCATCGCCTACCTGCGCGCCCAGATCGAGGCCGGCGTGCAAGCGGTGCAGCTCTTCGACAGCTGGGGCGGCGTGCTCAGCCCGTTTGATTTCGAAACCTTTTCGTTACCTTACTTGAAGCGCATCGTGGACGGCGTGAAGGGCCGCGGCGCGCCGGTGATCCTCTTCGGCACGGACCTGGGGCTGCAGCTCGAGCGGCTCGCGAGCACCGGCGCGGACGTCGTTGGCGTCGATTGGCGCATGAACCTCGACGAAGCGCGCGCGCGGCTGCCGAACACCGCGGTGCAGGGAAATCTCGATCCGGTGGTGCTCTTCGGGCCGCAGTCGGAGCTCGAGGTCCGCGTGCGCGACATCCTCGAGCGCGCCGGCACCGCGCCCGGACACATCTTCAACCTGGGGCACGGCATCCTCCCCGAGACGCCCGTGGAGAACGCGAAGGCGCTCGTGGAGCTCGTGCACCGCCTGGGGAAGCACACGGCATGA